The DNA region gaaaaaaaaaaagacatattaATAAAGTGTAGGGACTAAAGGTATAAACGAATAGGGTATCTTGATAGGtttggtaaattacctaattttcatgaaataatccaagtcgatcttaatttttgtgtgtgttaattggaatactttttcaattttacttaaagcaagctaagaattctctttatttttcatatacattttgactaatttttataaaactttggagtagtatttctttcatggcaggatttaattttcatagtggacacgaaccatacttgagggtAATCATGGGCTaaggagggggaatttgataatactctaaaacgACATATTTTTtgtgctaattgcatgtttattttgagtatgatcctactgatttgggttattttattgtcttttatcttttagggactaaattggaggcaaaaggaaatttaaaggCAAAAAGTGCAAATTTGAAGATATAATGGCCCAACATGCAACATAGGGAAAAAtgtggtgccaaaaatgcaagcATAGAAGGCATAAGGGCAAaagtgcaaaagaagagattttatagtacaagactctatttaatgtttaattatattaggataattattaaggataattatttaatttaaatttaggatttatttttatttatctttaattatctttatttatttgtatttatcttttagaatttaattaggaataggctAGGTTTCTTAGTAttataaataggggatgaagtGACACAAATTTTGTTTATCTTTTGCTGTAAATACTCTCTCCCCCATAAATATAGTCTtttgttctttccatattttctttcaataaaaactctctttccattatttttatttgattttccccaaaaaccatgagccactaaatttaatctagccgaaggttgtcgaaatttcccaaaaaggttcatgaggcttagaatccacgcttagccttctcaacagggTATTCATCGCTTCTCTGCATTACGGGTTGACACTTctgtccatgtcccttaataggaTATTCAACTTGTACAAGGAACGGCCGCTTTGtacgttttgggaaggttgcacagtcggttcattGGCTTTCTGCTTTAGAAGTTGGTGAATCCAAGAGGCAAAACGGCATGGTATTCGCCAttgggaagtgatgatctagtaGAAGATAGTCCTACAAAAGCGATTACTGGCTAGAGTTAGGTTCCgccaaatcttaagtctaaattcttagagctggtggtcgtaggcgtcctcttccactataactggcttatctgcttgagaagggttacttaaaagccaaggattAAACCCAAGGCGAATCAAGACAATCGAAGGCTGGAATCTTACCACATAAGAAACTCTCTCTCTTCtcaaactctgtttatttttatattctccattttaattttagcaatttatttaatttcgtaaTTTCAATTCGACTTtcaattctgtttttattttatttttccagatcaaaacttttaattctgttttttttcaggaacgcaggttttcttgggcatgaTTCTGCCTAGGATTTCGAGAAATAAACATTCATGCGATCcgatccctgaggattcgaccctacttcccctttactgttcttgttcattattttttaggaaataggatatttttggtgctctcaatgaTCGCATCAAATTTTGAGgagatcttttcaacttgtgtaAGGAATGACCGCTTTGTACATTTTGGGAAGGTTACATAGTCGGTTCGTTGGCtttctgcgtcagaggttggcgaatcCAAGAGAGAAAACGGCGTGGTATTCACCATTGAGAAGTGATGGTCTAGTGGAAGATAGCCCCACAAAAGTGATTATCGACTAGAGTCAGGTTCCGTcaaatcttaagtctaaattcttggagctggtggtcgtaggcgtcctcttccactataattggcttatcttgctcgagaagggttacttaaaGGCCAAGGATTGAACTCAAGGCGGATCGAGACAACTGGAGGTTGGAATCTTGCCACATAAGAAACTCCCTTTTTccaaactctgtttatttttatattctccattttaattttcgcaatttatttaatttcgcaatttcaattcaactttaaattctgtttttattttatttttaaattatttaaattctgtttttttttatttttcaggaacgcaggttttcttagCTAAGAAATTGTctaggatttcaagaaacgagcattcgtacaatccGGTCCCTAAGGATTCGACTCTACTTCctctttattgttatttttactattttataatgaataggatatttttggtgctctcaacgaccgcatcaaaaacatatttaaaataataaaaaaaaattaaaaacgtaTAAAATTTCTTAAGAacttataaaaattcataaaaaaataaaaaatattaaaattgatataaaatattaaaaaatataaaaaatcataaaaatttgaactAGACCTGATCAGTTGGTTGGATTGGTTAGAGTAAAATCAACAAGGGTGTCGGTATAGAGAAAGCCATTAGACCACTTGACCTCGAACCAGGCAGTTGAaccaattattttttaatgttttatttaattgaattagaCGAACCGGTGGAATTGTCAAATTTGTGGCCTGACTAGTTCAACCACCGGTTTGGTTCCGAAAATCTTGGTTGGAGTATTTAATATTGACATATGCTAGTAGTTGGATAATGAAATTTTAGTTTGATAGTAACTAATTGtaccaaaaatattttatacCATACAATACTAAGCAAAcgattttcaacttttcaaggtCTAAAATACTCTACTGTACTTAAAAATTtggagataaaaattataaaataaaagtaatagtTTATCAATAAAAAAGAGAGGGTCTCtcaattattgttttatttttggaaTATCGAGAACTTATTGtttaacatgaaaatgaccttAACGATCTAATGACTATTCCTATTACCAATGATTGGTGTGGTGTTATGTGTTCATTGTGATTTTAAGGATTTAAATGACTATgtctatataatttttttaatattttaatattttaataatttatgagaatttttatattatttataagtatttataaatttttataagtttttgtaatattttaaatatatcttattaattatatatattttaataatttattaaaatttattagatttttataatctttacaaggttttatgatttttttaatattttttaatatttaataatttttattatttctaataatttttatatttttcttttttttgggttttaaagaatttttatatgtttttaataaaattttaaatattttatacatgttttattacttttgtaaaatttttataatttattatagtttatatattttaatatttacaagtttttattattttttattattttttataagtttatattgattttaagttttaatatttttatgatttttatgattttttgtgggaaaatattagattaaactaaAAGTTAAAGTGTGTCAACATCTAATTGGTTTGTCGATTTATTTTAACAGTCAACATAGTCAATGGCAGAAATCATTAATGGAggggcttaattgattattttagttaACGACAGAGGTTCAATTGAGTGCAATTTTAATACAGggtgttaggatcgtcccgaataagcaacgaacaagtaaaaatagtagaagaaattgagaagatgaacacacaaatttaacgtggaaaaacccctcaaaagaggataaaaaaccacgggcaaagataattttactataatggcaaaagaatgaagagtacaaaagatggagataaaaactaaaccccgaaaacccgaaaaacaaagaaccctcaaacgtaaacacaaaattctctgaatgtgttatgagttttaatctaatgggtgtctcttttttctaagattgtaaaggagcctatttataggctaaattagtaagtcaaataaactatactaataaatgctaaatatattatactaataaatactaaatcttctagaaagaaaatatatttttgtttaacttgacttgcaagcaatctcttagaatttgggtcacacaattctaacaatctccaccttgacacaaattctttcaatgccatctttgccaaaacccgccacgggcctatcttgaactatgcagggaattaactgagtcgaatctatgcttagaagctggaagacttctagccttcgacttgtgcactgccaaatcaaaactaacccgggtctgattttcacgaatacagtgccctaacttttcaaaacctgcatccaaaagagaacctctcttcaacgaaacggtcatacatttttccctcctatgaccaagttgcctccgcttcaaatgagttgactttgactccgtaacggacgagggacgtccgatttcaccggtcactgtagaaccttccagaatataaagactgccgattcttttaccttttaacaaaacgagagctccacgagatactttaatgtcgctcgactcgatgttgattctgcatcctttcaagtctaaaatactcaaggagatgagattctttcgtaaatcaggtacatacctgacatctgagagtgtcctaatcatcCCATCGTGTAtcataattttaacagtaccaataccgattattttactagatgaatcgtttcccatgtgcacaactccaccttcaactgaactgtatgtggagaaccattctctattgggacacatgtggaaagaacatcctgaatctaggatccagtcagacgtaagcttggagttatcgctcgttgacactaacaagaaatcatcaccgccttcatcgaccaaattagcaccaactacatcttcctcgttactctcagcagctcttttatttcgcagtttataacaatctgctttgacgtgacctaactttttgcaatagcgacaccttttgtctcgtttctttgatgctaccaaaacagaagcttgtctatctgctttgctattcaaatcaaactcattgtcgagtttgtctctactcaacaaatgacccttcacatcttcgaacgagagtttgtctctgccataaatcagggtctccctgaaagacttgtatgaagagggtaaagagcacaataatagcatagcttgatcttcatcgtcaatatgaacctcaacgttctttaaatcatttaaaagagtaatgaattgactgatgtgatctttaagaagctcaccttcgttcatgcgaaacgtaaataggcgttgtttcaacactaaacggttagccagagacttagttgcataaagagtttctaaccttttccacaaggcgaatgaggtcttctccatcaatacctcctgcaatactgtattcgcgaggcacaactggattgcagacaaggccttttcatcaagctcttcccattctgtttgatttagattcttaggctttttccctgtaacaacctttttcaagccattttgaactagaattgccatcatccgaacttgccacagattgaaatttgtctcaccatcgaacttctcaatttcaaaccttgttgctgccatctctgaccgggctgatctatgaaagttaaactagctctgataccacttgttaggatcgtcccgattaagcaacgaacaagtaaaaatagtagaagaaattgagaagatgaacacacaaatttaacgtggaaaaacccctcaaaagaggataaaaaaaccacgggcaaagataattttactataatcgcaaaagaatgaagagtacaaaagatggagataaaaactaaaccccgaaaacccgaaaaacaaagaaccctcaaacgtaaacacaaaattctctgaatgtgttatgagttctaatctaatgggtgtctcttttttctaagattgtaaaggagcctatttataggctaaattagtaagtcaaataaactatactaataaatactaaatatattatactaataaatactaaatcttctagaaagaaaatatatttttgtttaacttgacttgcaagcaatctcttagaatttgggtcacacaattctaacacagggacttaattgatttttcaCATTTTCTTAAGAACTTTTTtgacatataaataaaaaaatattatatattaatgttGCATGTTaacataataatgataataaagcTAACAAGTATTGAGTGCAATAATAAGTCATATTGTATTCTCAAGAAGAGAATGATTATTAGATAAAACAATCACGAATTCTTAACATCAAGCCCATTCTTGAAATATGGTTTTTGGGCCCTTTTAACCTTAGGTCTTAGGCACTTGCACTCTTAAAGCAACCCCAAAACTAAACTtgcttaacataaattataaaactaacATGAAAAAACATATATAGTAAGAATTAATCACAAATAATATTTAAGGAAGCATCATATTTTAATCCGgagatatataataaaataacaaaccTTATACACTTAAAAACTTGTTCAATTCTTTAAAAACAACTTCAATTAGctctctcacacacacacacacaaaataacCCCTTATTCAATTAccaattttcttatattttgtagACATGTATATCGTAGTGTTGCTGCTTATTTTGGTGGGATTCATTATTGAATGTgggattaaatatttatttgtttaagttaGAAATTTaaaggttttatatttttattttattttcaattcttttagtttttagtttaaaAATGCAGGTCtatatattgttaaatttatatacatgtaacaAAATAACAtcataatgaatttaaatttaatagggAATATTAACAGTGTCAATAAGTCTTAAAGTTTAACATTAACATTTTAATTGGGATAACAAATTTCAactaattaatgaaattataagagTTGAGGTACCGAATTATTTCagaattgaaatataaaaattaaatctcaaatttaaaaaaaaaaatataggatcaaaattaaaaattaactatccttatataattaaaaaaaaaacaaatggaaTTGGACAGGCGCCAAGTATGACTTCATAAGCTAAATCAGATCTGAAAAGACATCGGACACGGTGGAGAGTGTCACGTGGGAGCAAAAAGACGATAACTTTCAACTACCAACGGTAACCGTTGGGTGAGGTGTGGAAGCTATTAGGAACGTGGTCTCAACAGTCCAACTACGAAGGAAATGACCCTGGAATGGTAGCTACGCCTAGATGCAGATCTCTTTTAACAAAACCtgacaataattaaataaaggaaaaaaacagAAGAAGAAAGCTTTAAAATCCTTTGATGTTGACATGAATGTTACCCCATTCCCTTTTTGACGATCTGTGTACTTGAAGAACAAATTTTATCAAACgatttttttgacaaacaaaaaatGAGCTGGAGTAGTGTCGGCAACTGGTTCAAAACTCAAGTAACTTTGAAGAATTTGTTCAGGCTTTTTCTGGGCCAACTTGTTTCTTTCGTTCTTGCACTTATGAGCTTTACTTCTTCTTTGATAGCCAGTCTTGGTAAGCTCAACTTAACCCTCTACTCTTAACTTGCTTCTGGTTATGAAAAATATTCAGatgaatttggaattttatattcTTTGTTTGCTCATCAGTGTGTTGGCTTTTTGTCTAGGTGTGGATGCGCCTATCACTCAGACTTCCTTCACTTACTTCGCTTTAGCTGTGGTTTATGGTAGCATCTTGCTCTATAGGGGTCAAAAGCTAAGGGTAATCACTTATCAACTCCACTAATCTTATATTCAAAAGGATTCCTTGATACTTCAATCCTGTTCTGTTTGCAGATTCCTTGGTATTGGTATCTCGCCCTCGGCTTTGTTGATGTTCAAGGGAATTATCTTGGTGAGTCTGTAGTAGTCACTAATATCTCATAACATGATCTCCCAAAAACATGTTCTTAACTGGGGGAAAAAAGAAAGTGGAATATGTCTGATATGTTACTGCAAAAATTACCGTGACAAAAGAGCcattcctttttcccttttttttcttttgcagttaacAAAGCCTTCCAGTTCTCCTCAATCACTAGTGTGACACTGTTGGACTGCTGGACCATCGTATGGGCAATATTTCTCACATATTTCTTCATAGGCACTAGATATTCTTTATTGCAGCTAGGAGGTGCTGCTCTTTGTGTGCTTGGCCTTGGTCTAGTGCTCCTCTCCGATGCAGGGGTGGGTGGTGGAGGTAACATTCTGGTCTAATGCAGAAGATATTCTTATAGTTATGGAACTCTGTTTCTTTATGGATGTTTTAATTCGTAAACAGCACGCCATTACTGGAAGTCATTCGAATTTTCCGGAGTGAAGTACTTGTTTCTCTGCACATGCAGGTGGTTCCAAACCAATTCTTGGAGATGCACTAGTAATTGCTGGCACTCTCTTCTTTGCCATGAGCAATGTTGGTGAGGTTGGTGAATCTATTGAACTATTACACCATTAGTTCTGTATCTAATGGCAACCTCAAGATTATTTGTCTTAGCTATCTGCTTTTTCATTTCTAAATTGCAGGAATTTTGTGTTAAGAAGAAAGACCGAATCGAAGTGGTTTCGATGATTGGTCTTTTTGGGATGCTATTGAGCGGTGTCGAGTTGTATCCTTTATGCTTGGTAGCATATGGTTAATTTATGACTTTTGAATTGAATCTGCAATGTGGCattgcaattatatatatatattgttttgagTCCATAACCTTTGGCTTAGATCCATATTTGAGCTAAAGAGTCTGGAATCTGTAACATGGTCTACAAATATAGTAAGTGACCTATGATCTATTCTTATAGGAATATGCCATGCAGTAGAAGTATATATCAGTTCCATTTTTAGgccaaatttaagaatttagctCACAAACAACTAATTAAGCACTATTACAAGTTTCATGATGCTGTATTTAGCCTTATTAAAACATTCATATATTGTGTTTGATTATTGCTTTGCCAAGTTACATTCTCTATTGTGGTTCTGTTTTCAGATACTAGGCTTTGCTGGATATACCTTTTCAAGTTTCATGTTCTACACTATCACGCCCTTTGTTCTCAAGGTGACTTGCTTTTCATCAATGGCTATATAAAGGTTTAAATGGGCATTAATAGAGGTATTTTTCTCACA from Gossypium hirsutum isolate 1008001.06 chromosome A04, Gossypium_hirsutum_v2.1, whole genome shotgun sequence includes:
- the LOC121228136 gene encoding solute carrier family 35 member F1, with translation MSWSSVGNWFKTQVTLKNLFRLFLGQLVSFVLALMSFTSSLIASLGVDAPITQTSFTYFALAVVYGSILLYRGQKLRIPWYWYLALGFVDVQGNYLVNKAFQFSSITSVTLLDCWTIVWAIFLTYFFIGTRYSLLQLGGAALCVLGLGLVLLSDAGVGGGGGSKPILGDALVIAGTLFFAMSNVGEEFCVKKKDRIEVVSMIGLFGMLLSGVELSIFELKSLESVTWSTNIILGFAGYTFSSFMFYTITPFVLKLSGATMFNLSLLTSDMWAVVVRILFYRQQVDWLYFVAFGVVVIGLVTYSTTEKVPATVVEDGSQSVEYQELNAESRDEC